Proteins encoded within one genomic window of Jiangella mangrovi:
- a CDS encoding M20/M25/M40 family metallo-hydrolase has protein sequence MAAPSSLTHALAELERLDAAGLLTELIETPSPTGAERPLAERLAARFRAAGLPADVRPVGGESANVVVGGEPDGRPSLLIYGQLDTTFSGDTDQDRPLLAGRADPEFRPVAERSGDWMLGLGAENPKGYLAAGVLAMLALAAAGQPRNVQVVGGFCAAGMPALPLGFGRGVRALLAGVAPVTAAIVPKPGFAASWEEVGIAVYRLTVEGGVGYTGIRGYEPEENTVAQAARVVGALEHWFADYGDRFATEYCRPRGAVVAISGGDPARPAFWPETCTIDVDLRLPPGVAVQRVDDELRAEVVRIVARLGVAVSVERVQAVPGATTSPGAPVVRSAVAAWEDLTGDTHEPRTATSGYTDAVVLRAAGVDTVRAGMPRPPRRDGGPPFSMGAVHLPSLLTLAEWLVRTVTTYDQHEGAHP, from the coding sequence ATGGCGGCGCCGTCGTCGCTCACGCACGCGCTGGCCGAGCTCGAGCGGCTGGACGCGGCCGGGCTCCTGACCGAGCTGATCGAGACGCCGTCGCCGACCGGTGCGGAGCGCCCGCTCGCCGAGCGGCTCGCGGCCCGGTTCCGCGCCGCCGGACTGCCGGCCGACGTGCGGCCGGTGGGCGGCGAGTCCGCGAACGTGGTGGTCGGAGGCGAGCCCGACGGCCGGCCCTCCCTGCTGATCTACGGGCAGCTCGACACCACGTTCAGCGGCGACACCGACCAGGACCGGCCACTGCTCGCCGGCCGGGCCGACCCCGAGTTCCGGCCGGTCGCGGAGCGGTCGGGCGACTGGATGCTGGGCCTGGGCGCGGAGAACCCGAAGGGCTACCTGGCCGCCGGGGTGCTGGCGATGCTGGCCCTGGCCGCGGCCGGGCAGCCGCGGAACGTGCAGGTGGTCGGCGGGTTCTGCGCCGCCGGCATGCCCGCGCTGCCGCTCGGCTTCGGCCGCGGCGTCCGGGCGCTGCTGGCCGGCGTCGCGCCGGTCACCGCGGCGATCGTCCCGAAGCCGGGCTTCGCTGCCAGCTGGGAGGAAGTGGGCATCGCGGTCTACCGGCTCACCGTCGAGGGCGGCGTCGGCTACACCGGCATCCGCGGCTACGAACCCGAGGAGAACACCGTCGCCCAGGCCGCCCGCGTGGTCGGCGCGCTCGAGCACTGGTTCGCCGACTACGGCGACCGCTTCGCCACCGAGTACTGCCGGCCGCGCGGCGCGGTCGTCGCTATCAGCGGCGGCGACCCCGCGCGGCCGGCGTTCTGGCCCGAGACCTGCACCATCGACGTCGACCTGCGGCTGCCGCCCGGCGTCGCGGTGCAGCGCGTCGACGACGAGCTGCGCGCGGAGGTCGTGCGGATCGTCGCGCGGCTGGGCGTGGCGGTGTCCGTGGAGCGGGTGCAGGCGGTGCCCGGCGCCACGACGTCGCCCGGCGCGCCGGTCGTGCGCAGCGCCGTCGCCGCCTGGGAGGACCTCACCGGCGACACCCACGAGCCGCGCACCGCGACCAGCGGCTACACCGACGCCGTCGTCCTGCGCGCCGCCGGAGTCGACACCGTCCGCGCCGGCATGCCGCGACCGCCGCGGCGCGACGGCGGCCCGCCGTTCTCGATGGGCGCTGTGCACCTGCCCAGCCTGCTGACCCTCGCCGAGTGGCTGGTCCGCACGGTGACCACCTACGACCAGCACGAAGGAGCGCACCCGTGA
- a CDS encoding FAD binding domain-containing protein, producing the protein MLTDAEVLTVPDLPAALAELAAPVPATVCAGGTDLVPRLRRGEVVTGRVLLCRRLEELGRIDADGGSLRIGAAVTYRRIAESALLTEALPVLRDLSAHLANPRVRNRGTIGGHLCAARSRYDVLTLLAALDARAHVASVRGTRVVPVADVVLAERRTVLAPDELLVDVEIPVVPAAHEVGFERVGTSQGPIVNVAAWARPERTTLVVGAVGARPITLEVADPRDTDDVAGRVRAAALSDEPGLASPWYRAQVAPTLAVRLLGRLRPAGRAG; encoded by the coding sequence GTGCTGACTGACGCCGAGGTGCTCACCGTCCCCGACCTCCCGGCCGCCCTGGCCGAGCTGGCCGCGCCGGTGCCGGCGACGGTGTGCGCCGGCGGCACCGACCTGGTGCCGCGGCTGCGCCGTGGCGAGGTCGTCACGGGCCGCGTCCTGCTGTGCCGTCGCCTCGAGGAGCTCGGGCGGATCGACGCCGACGGCGGCAGCCTGCGGATCGGCGCCGCCGTCACGTACCGCCGGATCGCCGAGTCGGCGCTGCTCACCGAGGCGCTGCCGGTGCTGCGCGACCTGTCGGCGCACCTGGCCAACCCGCGCGTACGCAACCGCGGCACCATCGGCGGGCACCTGTGCGCGGCCCGGTCCCGCTACGACGTGCTCACGCTGCTCGCGGCGCTGGACGCCCGGGCCCACGTCGCGTCGGTCCGGGGCACGCGCGTCGTCCCCGTGGCCGACGTCGTGCTGGCCGAGCGGCGGACCGTGCTCGCGCCCGACGAGCTGCTGGTCGACGTCGAGATCCCGGTGGTCCCGGCGGCGCACGAGGTCGGCTTCGAGCGCGTCGGCACCAGCCAGGGGCCGATCGTCAACGTGGCGGCGTGGGCGCGCCCGGAGCGGACGACGCTGGTCGTCGGCGCCGTCGGGGCCCGGCCTATCACGCTCGAGGTCGCCGACCCGCGCGACACCGACGACGTCGCCGGCCGGGTCCGCGCGGCGGCCCTGTCCGACGAGCCCGGCCTGGCGAGTCCCTGGTACCGCGCGCAGGTCGCGCCCACCCTGGCGGTGCGCCTGCTGGGCCGGCTGCGCCCCGCGGGGAGGGCGGGCTGA
- a CDS encoding (2Fe-2S)-binding protein produces the protein MAERETALTVNGRECTFAAPSAALVDVLRDELGLTGPKLSCGQGFCGACTVLVDGAAASSCSVLVADLDGSDVTTVEGLADGDRLHPVQRAFAEQSGFQCGYCTPGMVMTTVALLAEHPDPTDAEIAAYFEGNLCRCTGYAAIAAAVRTAVRTAGEVRRAD, from the coding sequence ATGGCTGAGCGCGAGACCGCACTGACGGTGAACGGGCGGGAGTGCACGTTCGCGGCGCCCTCCGCGGCACTGGTCGACGTGCTGCGCGACGAGCTCGGGCTGACCGGGCCGAAGCTCTCGTGCGGCCAGGGCTTCTGCGGCGCCTGCACGGTCCTGGTCGACGGCGCCGCCGCCAGCTCCTGCTCGGTCCTGGTCGCCGACCTCGACGGCAGCGACGTCACCACCGTCGAGGGGCTGGCCGACGGCGACCGGCTGCACCCGGTCCAGCGCGCCTTCGCCGAGCAGTCCGGCTTCCAGTGCGGCTATTGCACGCCGGGCATGGTCATGACGACGGTCGCGCTGCTCGCGGAGCACCCCGACCCCACCGACGCCGAGATCGCCGCGTACTTCGAGGGCAACCTGTGCCGCTGCACCGGCTACGCCGCCATCGCGGCCGCCGTCCGCACCGCCGTCCGGACCGCCGGGGAGGTGCGCCGTGCTGACTGA
- a CDS encoding xanthine dehydrogenase family protein molybdopterin-binding subunit → MTVTTTQDWPAEVVAKITGRGRYPSDYAVPGCRYASVVRSSVPHAEVSAGLAAARALPGVLVVADRADLGLDGVVRQVGDVVAAVVADSQDAADRAARAIEVDYRALPFVDDPFATASVRIDDRFEDNVVREVTRSHGDVEAALAAAAVTYAAEYVTGRPVHYNLARRCCVVTVDADGGVDILTSADAPYFARHELAVAVGLADDDVRLTVSELPTSSFGGRTSINPLFEPIAVRLARLCPGTPVRLAFSPAEELGVSHSRHPVHFALTAGCDAGGQLTALKVRATVDHGPFPSFVTDVVLSNCRDRALDLYAVDHYDFAGRAVLTHNPTAGEMRGIGVTQILWAVGVHLDELARRAGVLPERFLLRNATTKAASQEKVVGDASATVRACLDAARAAAAQADAVDHEETASCRHGWGVAAGLHTSGLGTFHGGDASAATVRLLEGGDVELAVAAPDSGQGAAAAYRAVVAEVLDLVPGRVRLSAISTQTSPYDRWGSVASRGAYVVAPAAAAAARALRDRVLEVVAAHWGVRAADLRLRESRVHAHDGRSIDLAGVAALAGAPVEAAGTHTSEQNPPTYGVCLVQVCVAADTGVVRVLRGISAYDVGRVLDETQCRGQLVGAFAMGWEYALGSQLAVDAAIPGPADPYDFRFAHMEDLPQVEGVLVTTPGSAGDAPDAPARGIGTPAIVSVAPAICNAIRDAVGVRVHRLPVSAEDVLRELLEPAHG, encoded by the coding sequence ATGACCGTGACCACCACCCAGGACTGGCCCGCCGAGGTCGTCGCCAAGATCACCGGCCGGGGCCGCTACCCGTCGGACTACGCCGTGCCGGGCTGCCGGTACGCGAGCGTCGTCCGCAGCAGCGTGCCGCACGCCGAGGTCTCGGCCGGCCTCGCAGCCGCGCGGGCGCTGCCCGGCGTGCTGGTGGTGGCGGACCGGGCGGACCTGGGGCTCGACGGCGTCGTCCGGCAGGTCGGCGACGTGGTGGCGGCGGTGGTCGCCGACAGCCAGGACGCGGCCGACCGGGCGGCGCGGGCCATCGAGGTGGACTACCGGGCGCTGCCGTTCGTCGACGACCCGTTCGCGACGGCGTCCGTGCGGATCGACGATCGGTTTGAGGACAACGTCGTGCGCGAGGTCACGCGGAGCCACGGCGACGTCGAGGCCGCGCTGGCCGCTGCCGCCGTCACGTATGCCGCCGAGTACGTCACCGGCCGGCCGGTGCACTACAACCTGGCCCGGCGCTGCTGCGTGGTCACCGTCGACGCCGACGGCGGGGTCGACATCCTGACCTCGGCCGACGCGCCCTACTTCGCCCGGCACGAGCTGGCAGTGGCGGTGGGGCTGGCCGACGACGACGTCCGGCTGACGGTGTCCGAGCTGCCCACGTCCAGCTTCGGCGGCCGGACCAGCATCAACCCGCTCTTCGAGCCGATCGCGGTCCGCCTCGCGCGGCTCTGCCCGGGGACGCCGGTGCGCCTGGCGTTCTCGCCGGCCGAGGAGCTGGGCGTCAGCCACTCGCGGCACCCGGTGCACTTCGCGCTCACTGCCGGCTGCGACGCCGGCGGCCAGCTCACCGCGCTGAAGGTCCGGGCCACGGTCGACCACGGGCCGTTCCCGTCGTTCGTCACCGACGTCGTGCTGTCCAACTGCCGCGACCGCGCGCTGGACCTGTACGCCGTCGACCACTACGACTTCGCCGGCCGGGCCGTCCTGACGCACAACCCGACGGCGGGCGAGATGCGCGGCATCGGCGTCACCCAGATCCTCTGGGCGGTCGGGGTGCACCTGGACGAGCTGGCCCGGCGGGCCGGCGTCCTGCCCGAGCGGTTCCTGCTGCGCAACGCGACCACGAAGGCCGCCTCGCAGGAGAAGGTCGTCGGCGACGCGAGCGCGACGGTGCGAGCCTGCCTCGACGCCGCCCGCGCGGCGGCCGCGCAAGCCGACGCCGTCGACCATGAGGAGACGGCGTCCTGCCGGCACGGCTGGGGCGTCGCGGCCGGGCTGCACACCAGCGGCCTCGGCACCTTCCACGGCGGCGACGCGTCCGCCGCCACCGTGCGACTGCTCGAGGGCGGCGACGTCGAGCTGGCCGTCGCCGCGCCCGACAGCGGCCAGGGCGCCGCGGCCGCCTACCGGGCCGTCGTCGCCGAGGTGCTGGACCTCGTGCCTGGACGGGTCCGGCTGTCCGCCATCTCGACCCAGACCTCGCCGTACGACCGCTGGGGGTCGGTGGCCTCCCGCGGTGCCTACGTCGTGGCGCCGGCCGCCGCCGCGGCAGCACGGGCCCTGCGCGACCGGGTGCTGGAGGTGGTCGCGGCGCACTGGGGGGTGCGTGCCGCGGACCTGCGGCTGCGGGAGTCGCGCGTGCACGCCCACGACGGCCGGTCGATCGACCTGGCCGGAGTCGCGGCGCTGGCCGGCGCCCCCGTCGAGGCGGCCGGCACGCACACGAGCGAGCAGAACCCCCCGACCTACGGCGTCTGCCTGGTCCAGGTCTGCGTCGCCGCCGACACCGGCGTGGTCCGCGTGCTGCGCGGCATCTCCGCCTACGACGTCGGGCGGGTGCTCGACGAGACGCAGTGCCGCGGCCAGCTGGTCGGCGCGTTCGCCATGGGCTGGGAGTACGCGCTCGGCAGCCAGCTCGCCGTCGACGCCGCGATCCCCGGCCCGGCCGACCCCTACGACTTCCGCTTCGCCCACATGGAGGACCTGCCGCAGGTCGAGGGCGTCCTCGTGACGACCCCCGGCTCCGCGGGCGACGCGCCCGACGCGCCGGCCCGGGGCATCGGGACGCCGGCCATCGTGTCGGTGGCCCCGGCGATCTGCAACGCGATCCGCGACGCCGTCGGGGTCCGGGTGCACCGGCTTCCGGTGTCGGCCGAGGACGTGCTGCGCGAGCTGCTGGAGCCCGCCCATGGCTGA
- a CDS encoding ABC transporter ATP-binding protein — translation MTETAQIATSPKAAVHDVLTVDRLVKTHRGPGRRDDPTAGVRAVNGVDFTVRQGEIFTLLGPSGCGKTTSLRCIAGFEEPDSGRITVGGRTLYSSDDGVALPANRRGLGMVFQNYAIWPHMTVRDNAAYPLTVQRGKAKVRRSEARSRADRVLEAVGLADLAGRRATSLSGGQQQRLALARAIIMEPPLLLLDEPLSNLDARTRDDMRGELKRLQADIGVTMLYVTHDQSEALSLSSAVAVMSNGVIEQIGRPLDVYERPASRFVAEFIGHSNLILATLSQAAADGHCEVDTVLGRVRGRTSTETAPGSECVVCVRPESLAFVDAGTPAGPELNVWSGTVKSTTFLGELVDHVIDVAGHEFSLRGKPFEARAIGAEVHVAAPAELCAVLRG, via the coding sequence ATGACGGAGACCGCGCAGATCGCCACGTCGCCGAAGGCGGCGGTGCATGACGTGCTCACGGTCGACCGGCTGGTCAAGACCCACCGCGGTCCCGGCCGGCGCGACGACCCCACCGCGGGGGTGCGCGCCGTCAACGGGGTGGACTTCACGGTCCGGCAGGGCGAGATCTTCACGCTCCTCGGCCCGTCCGGGTGCGGGAAGACCACCTCGCTGCGGTGCATCGCCGGATTCGAGGAGCCCGACTCCGGGCGCATCACCGTCGGCGGGCGCACGCTCTACAGCTCCGACGACGGTGTCGCCCTGCCGGCGAACCGGCGCGGCCTGGGCATGGTGTTCCAGAACTACGCCATCTGGCCGCACATGACGGTGCGCGACAACGCCGCCTACCCGCTCACGGTGCAGCGGGGCAAGGCGAAGGTGCGCCGGTCCGAGGCGCGCAGCCGGGCCGACCGCGTGCTCGAGGCGGTCGGTCTGGCCGACCTCGCCGGCCGCCGGGCGACGTCGCTGTCGGGCGGTCAGCAGCAGCGCCTGGCGCTGGCCCGGGCGATCATCATGGAGCCCCCGCTGCTGCTGCTCGACGAGCCGCTGTCGAACCTCGACGCGCGCACCCGCGACGACATGCGCGGCGAGCTCAAGCGCCTGCAGGCCGACATCGGCGTCACCATGCTCTACGTCACCCACGACCAGAGCGAGGCGCTCTCGCTCTCCAGCGCGGTCGCGGTCATGTCGAACGGCGTCATCGAGCAGATCGGCCGCCCGCTCGACGTGTACGAGCGCCCCGCGTCGCGGTTCGTCGCCGAGTTCATCGGGCACTCCAACCTGATCCTGGCCACCCTGTCCCAGGCCGCCGCCGACGGGCATTGTGAGGTCGACACCGTCCTCGGCCGGGTCCGGGGCCGCACGTCCACCGAGACGGCGCCGGGCAGCGAGTGCGTCGTCTGCGTCCGCCCCGAGAGCCTGGCGTTCGTCGACGCCGGGACGCCCGCCGGGCCGGAGCTGAACGTCTGGTCGGGGACGGTGAAGTCGACCACCTTCCTCGGCGAGCTCGTCGACCACGTCATCGACGTCGCCGGGCACGAGTTCTCGCTGCGCGGCAAGCCGTTCGAGGCGCGGGCCATCGGCGCCGAGGTGCACGTGGCGGCCCCAGCCGAGCTGTGCGCGGTGCTGCGGGGCTGA
- a CDS encoding ABC transporter permease — MSTTTQDRGRISRRRLPWPKLLILVLVGVPVLVPILYVVVSSFSDSFPGQALNWSWAPWERAFDSGRTVQSLLVSLVLTLRVPISMAVALCFAWFLVRVDVPGRKFVMYALWTAFFLPVLPMTFGWMLLINGNSGLLNQLLDRLPFVDGPIFNLQTIPGIMWVHITLTTIPIMTILLVPAMRAIDASYEEASDIAGARTSTTIRRITLPLLAPAVLVALLAGFIRSLETFEVEQILGTPAEIFVYSTRIFNLLRASPPDYAQAMALSTLLLVILVAVALLYQRVQSRYADNATLGGKGVRVRERPRTAKSWLAAIALYVAVAVCIVGPLAMLVAGSFTKLFGFFFLDQPWTLAHWTSVLTDSDFVGAVKNSAIVALTVGLVGTFVFALLGTVFARSRDRLTRWISLAAWLPWAVPGLLMGVAYLTVFLIVPGLASWLQTLLPLIIVLLVQSLPLGSMMMQSAVTQVSPELEEASYGTGAGWWRTYFRITLPLVAPMAVTVFVITFMSAIRDISSTVLLAAPGHSTLSLLMFEYANGSEPEAAAVVGVIIAIISLAMTAVVLRIGERLSVN, encoded by the coding sequence ATGAGCACGACCACCCAGGACCGGGGGCGGATCTCGCGGCGCCGGCTGCCGTGGCCGAAGCTGCTCATCCTCGTGCTCGTCGGCGTGCCGGTGCTGGTGCCGATCCTCTACGTGGTCGTGTCCAGCTTCAGCGACTCCTTTCCCGGGCAGGCGCTGAACTGGTCGTGGGCGCCCTGGGAGCGGGCCTTCGACAGCGGCCGGACGGTGCAGTCGCTGCTCGTCTCGCTGGTGCTGACGCTGCGGGTGCCGATCTCGATGGCCGTCGCGCTGTGCTTCGCCTGGTTCCTGGTGCGCGTCGACGTCCCCGGCCGCAAGTTCGTCATGTACGCGCTCTGGACGGCGTTCTTCCTCCCGGTGCTGCCCATGACGTTCGGCTGGATGCTGCTGATCAACGGCAACTCCGGCCTGCTGAACCAGCTGCTGGACCGGTTGCCGTTCGTCGACGGGCCGATCTTCAACCTGCAGACCATCCCCGGGATCATGTGGGTGCACATCACCCTCACGACGATCCCGATCATGACGATCCTGCTGGTGCCGGCCATGCGTGCCATCGACGCCAGTTACGAAGAGGCCTCGGACATCGCCGGCGCCCGCACCTCGACGACCATCCGGCGCATCACGCTGCCGCTGCTGGCCCCGGCGGTACTGGTCGCCCTGCTGGCCGGGTTCATCCGCAGCCTCGAGACGTTCGAGGTGGAGCAGATCCTCGGCACGCCGGCCGAGATCTTCGTCTACTCCACCCGCATCTTCAACCTGCTGCGCGCGTCGCCGCCGGACTACGCGCAGGCCATGGCGCTGAGCACGCTGCTGCTGGTGATCCTGGTGGCGGTGGCGCTGCTCTACCAGCGGGTCCAGTCGCGCTACGCCGACAACGCCACGCTCGGCGGCAAGGGCGTGCGGGTGCGGGAGCGCCCGCGCACCGCGAAGTCCTGGCTGGCCGCGATCGCCCTGTACGTCGCCGTGGCGGTGTGCATCGTCGGCCCGCTGGCGATGCTGGTCGCGGGCTCCTTCACCAAGCTGTTCGGGTTCTTCTTCCTCGACCAGCCGTGGACGCTGGCGCACTGGACCTCGGTCCTGACCGACTCCGACTTCGTGGGCGCGGTGAAGAACTCGGCGATCGTCGCGCTGACGGTGGGCCTGGTCGGCACGTTCGTGTTCGCTCTGCTGGGCACGGTCTTCGCCCGCAGCCGGGACCGGCTGACGCGCTGGATCTCGCTGGCCGCCTGGCTGCCGTGGGCGGTGCCGGGGCTGCTCATGGGCGTGGCCTACCTGACGGTGTTCCTCATCGTCCCGGGCCTGGCCTCGTGGCTGCAGACGCTGCTCCCGCTGATCATCGTGCTGCTCGTCCAGAGCCTGCCGCTGGGCAGCATGATGATGCAGTCCGCGGTCACCCAGGTCTCCCCGGAACTGGAGGAGGCCTCGTACGGCACCGGCGCCGGCTGGTGGCGGACCTACTTCCGCATCACGCTCCCGCTGGTCGCCCCCATGGCGGTGACGGTGTTCGTCATCACCTTCATGTCGGCGATCCGGGACATCAGCTCGACGGTGCTGCTGGCCGCGCCCGGCCACTCGACGCTGTCGCTGCTCATGTTCGAGTACGCCAACGGATCCGAACCGGAGGCGGCAGCCGTCGTCGGCGTGATCATCGCGATCATCTCGCTGGCCATGACCGCCGTCGTGCTGCGCATCGGCGAGCGCCTGAGCGTCAACTGA
- a CDS encoding thiamine pyrophosphate-dependent enzyme has translation MRRVDALAALVSELPADHLVVAGVGATSGGLWSLGPSPAHLYNMEFGYPSAVALGLALARPERTVVSVEGEGSAVAGVANWFTIARLRPPNLCVVVFDNGVYGTGPGTIPSPAGDGVRVDDLAAASGFDADAIARPTTPDEVRALGKEVASTPGLRFAHVRVGRDDVLSKGRAAVGVTFTEAAIAFDLHLRGVYSTESGQQNGGAR, from the coding sequence ATGCGACGCGTTGACGCCCTCGCGGCTCTCGTCTCCGAGCTGCCCGCCGACCACCTGGTGGTGGCCGGAGTGGGCGCCACCTCGGGCGGGCTCTGGAGCCTCGGCCCGAGCCCGGCGCACCTCTACAACATGGAGTTCGGCTACCCGTCCGCCGTCGCGCTGGGCCTGGCGCTCGCCCGGCCGGAGCGCACCGTCGTCTCCGTCGAGGGCGAGGGGTCGGCCGTGGCCGGCGTCGCGAACTGGTTCACCATCGCCCGGCTCCGCCCGCCGAACCTGTGCGTCGTCGTCTTCGACAACGGCGTCTACGGCACCGGCCCGGGCACCATCCCGAGTCCGGCCGGCGACGGGGTCCGGGTCGACGACCTCGCGGCGGCCAGCGGCTTCGACGCCGACGCGATCGCCCGGCCCACCACGCCGGACGAGGTGCGCGCGCTCGGCAAGGAGGTCGCGAGCACCCCGGGGCTGAGGTTCGCCCACGTCCGGGTCGGCCGTGACGACGTCCTGTCGAAGGGCCGCGCGGCGGTCGGCGTCACGTTCACCGAGGCCGCCATCGCGTTCGACCTGCACCTGCGCGGCGTCTACAGCACGGAGTCCGGCCAGCAGAACGGAGGCGCCCGATGA
- a CDS encoding thiamine pyrophosphate-binding protein gives MTADELSIARAIQAGLIAGGAGLVTYLPDSRFAALEGLLEQDPRLRVVRCAREDEGVAVAMGAALGGLLPVAVMEGTGLGLCGLVLARARVQHTPLLLLVSHTDGPGESRPFHSTAIAASAAVLSGFAIPARALDDADRITDVVAQTLVTVATQRSIHALTLPGLVHTGDDQRAVTHATR, from the coding sequence GTGACGGCGGACGAACTCTCGATCGCCCGGGCCATCCAGGCCGGGTTGATCGCCGGGGGCGCGGGTCTGGTGACCTACCTGCCCGACAGCCGGTTCGCGGCGCTCGAGGGGCTGCTCGAGCAGGACCCGAGGCTGCGGGTCGTGCGGTGTGCGCGCGAGGACGAGGGCGTCGCCGTCGCCATGGGCGCGGCGCTGGGTGGCCTGCTGCCGGTCGCCGTCATGGAGGGCACCGGGCTGGGCCTCTGCGGACTCGTCCTCGCCCGCGCCCGGGTCCAGCACACGCCGTTGCTGCTGCTGGTGTCGCACACCGACGGGCCCGGCGAGTCGCGGCCGTTCCACTCGACGGCGATCGCCGCGAGCGCCGCCGTCCTCTCCGGATTCGCCATCCCGGCCCGGGCGCTGGACGACGCGGACCGGATCACCGACGTCGTGGCGCAGACGCTGGTCACCGTCGCGACGCAGCGCTCGATCCACGCGCTCACGCTTCCCGGCCTCGTCCACACCGGGGACGACCAAAGGGCGGTGACCCATGCGACGCGTTGA